The Borreliella spielmanii genome includes the window GCATTGGGAAAATATAAAGGATAATCAATGTTACTAAGTTATGATTTTAAAATTGAATTTTACAATGTAGATAAATCAAAAAAATCAATTGATGGAATTCCTTTTCCAGAAGAAACTCCTAAAATTATAATAAATACACAAGATGGAATTCATGCTGATATTTCCATATTTAATAGATTATCAGCAGACTTAAATACTGTAAGTTCCAAACAAGCAAAAATTGCGTTGTGGAATTTGTCTCTAGATTTCACCGACCACATTAAATTCGGAGATATAGTAAAAATATATTATAAAAAATTTGCTTATGAGAAAAAATTTGATTTTATAATGGCGGGTACTTTAGAGCATCCCATGAGCACTGATTATCCTGGTGGAGATTTTAGTGTTGAGCTTGAAGTTAAATTATTAACTAATAACAACTTCTTCAATCGCAAATTAAAAAACAAAGAGGGCAAAGTGGGTAAAAATTTTAAAGGTATGACGGTGCAAGATGCAATAGAATCTGTATTTCCTAATCGCAATATCATTAACATGGATAAAAAAGATAAACTTAAAGTGATTGACAAAAATTTTTATGCCTCAACACCAAAAGAGTTTATTGCGAAAATAATAGAAGGAAAATACGTTCATAATATAATAACTGATGTTGGCTATCATGATTACGAAATTGAATGCAATTTCGTATTTACTAATTACAATCAAAAGGGTAAAGATACCCACTATAAAGCATTAGAAGATTATGGACTTGAATTTATACCACAGCAAGAAGTTGATATTGAACCCGAATTTAAAACAAGGCGTATATATTGGAACGCTAAAATATTTTATACACATAAACTAAAAGTTGGAGAT containing:
- a CDS encoding DUF693 family protein, translating into MLLSYDFKIEFYNVDKSKKSIDGIPFPEETPKIIINTQDGIHADISIFNRLSADLNTVSSKQAKIALWNLSLDFTDHIKFGDIVKIYYKKFAYEKKFDFIMAGTLEHPMSTDYPGGDFSVELEVKLLTNNNFFNRKLKNKEGKVGKNFKGMTVQDAIESVFPNRNIINMDKKDKLKVIDKNFYASTPKEFIAKIIEGKYVHNIITDVGYHDYEIECNFVFTNYNQKGKDTHYKALEDYGLEFIPQQEVDIEPEFKTRRIYWNAKIFYTHKLKVGDKVSFIDGLGNIIKNTIQETSAGLSNTGDCSLSLKLYDVSNFAPMR